CTTTATAGGCAACCCTGGATATTCCACTTCGATTATCTCTTCTATGTTACCGTAGTAGTTGATCTCATTGTTTGTGTTGCCCGAACCTTTTACAGTAACTCCAGAATTACTAGTAGATCTTGTTGCACAGTGACGTACAATGTGGAATCTGAAACCATTGACAAAATATCCACTATATGATTTAATTCTACGTAATGGACCGAATGCAATATTTTCTAGACATTTGTCTGGTAGATTTGCTCCCGGTTGTTGTACCTATGCATGTAAGAAGTTAGAAgccaaaaatattttcaaatggaACACTTAATATTTTACAgttgaaataaagaaagatatatgTATTACGTATTGTTCAAACCATAAGGCAAATTCCGTTTGTAGGCTTAAATCCATCTCACGTGAGTTAATGGATTGATTATTCAACCGTAACTCAGACTCGAAAATGCTGCAATTAATCAAACATTCATCAACATATGTAATGGTTATAAACCTCAACAACGAAATATCAATAAACTTAATTTTCACCTGACATATGGTTTCACCTCTTCACAATTGAGCAGTATGTATGTCCGTGCTGCATGGTACTCTGTGTCATCCAATCGTCTGAACCTAGAAGCACCCATTGGTCGACCATTGAAATTAAATATAGAAATATTGGAAACGTCTCCAGCTTGTGAATTATCCCCTTCATCATTACGTGATTGTTTCCTCAAATGGGTCTTCACACTTGCTCTAAAGTAATGAGTACAAAAATATGATGCCTCTTCAACTAAATATACATTAGAAATTGATACTTCCACTCTTGCTTTGTTACGAACATTGTTTTTCAATCTTCGCAGAAATCGCTCAAAAGGATACATCCATCGATATTGAACAGGGCCAGCAATTCGAGCTTCATAAGCTAAGTGCACAGGAAGATGCTCCATACAATCAAAAAAACTTGGAGGGAATATTCTTTCTAGTTTGCAAAGTATCACAGGAATATCATTCTCCATACGAACCATGTCAGAACATCTTATGCTTCTTGCTGTAATGTCTTTGAAGAAAAAACTTAACTCTGTTAGAGCTTGCCACACATTATTTGGAAGTAATTACTTGAAAGCAATTGGGATTAACCTTTGCATGAACACATGACAATCGTGACTTTTCATCCCAAACATCTTCAATTTAGCCATATCAACACATCTTGACATCTTAGATGCATATCCATCCGAGAACTTTAAATTTCTCAACCAGTTACACAATACTACTTTGCTATGCTTATCCAATGTATAGCAAGCTTTAGGATATATGTTAGATATGTCATCTCGATGTAATTCTGTCCTGTTGCAAAATTCTTTTAGATCTTCTCTCGATTTTGCATTATCTTTTGTTCGGCCGGGAACATTAAGAATGGTATTAAATATGTTCTCAAAAACAGATTTGTTCTCCAGTACGGCAATTCCCAAAAGATACTGCGTTTTCTCCAAACGCATTTACATCGTCTTACAATTTCTGAGTTCACTTCAAAAGCCTCTGGTTCGATCACACTACGAAACCCGTAACTTTCAATTTCTTCAATAATTTCATCCCCGGATTTTATATGTGGAGGAGGCTTTTTCACTTGGTGATATTTCTTGAACCATTTAATATTTCGTCTGAAATTATGATCCATTGGCAAAAACTTACGATGGTTATCGAACCATGATGTTTTATCACCATTCGGCAATGTGAAAGCATCAGAGTTTTCCATACACTAAGGACATGCTAGTTTACCGGCGGTACATCCAGATAACATTGCATATGCAGGAAAATCACTAATTGTCCATAGCAAAGAGGCACGCATAGTAAAATTTGTTTTCGCGTGAACATCATATGTCTTTACCCCAACTGACcaaagttctttcaattcagCGATAAGAGGTTGCAAGAACACATCTAACTTGTTCTTAGGATTACTAGGTCCGGGAGCTATAACTGTCAAGAACATATATTCATCTTTCATGCACATCCATGGAGGCAAATTGTAAGGTGTTAGTATAACTGGCCATGATGAATATTGTTGTCCTGACTGACCGAATGGTTGAAAACCATCAGCTGAAAGTCCCAGTCTGACATTTCGAACCTCGAGTGCAAAATCTGGATGAGTTGTGTCAAAATGCTTCCATGCAGGTGAATCAGAGGGGTGACACATTGCATCTCCATCTTGTACATGCTCATTATGCCAACGCATGTGCTTCACTATTTCTACAGATGCATACAACCTTTGCAAACGTGAGGTTAGAGGAAAATAATACATTCTATTCCATGGAACTTTTTTTTTCTTAACCGTTCGACGTAAACTAGGTTTGTAACGTGGATGCCCGCAAAACCTACATTCTTGTAAATCAAAGTCATCTCTCCAGTAAATCATACAGTTGTTGCTACAACAGTCAATCTTTTCAACCGGCAAACCTAAtccttttattaatttttttgtgtcATAAAAACTATTGGGCATGCAATTTTCTGTGGGTAGCAATTCGGAAATAAGCTGACACAGATCATCGTAACATCTTTCTGAAATGTGATGTTTAGCCTTCATGTTCAACAATCTAGCAACGACTGACAGCTGTGAATGACCATTCGGATTACCTTCCCAAATCTCGATCTCGGATGCCGTAAGCATCTCATATAGGTTTTTGGCAGTCTCATTTGGACTTTGTGGCTCATCTTCTATGTTAATGGAGTTATAAATATCGTGAACCATATTATGCATGTAATCAACATGTTCGACTTGTGCTGATGATGACGGACCAATCCAATGTTCAACTTCTGGAGTTATATAGGTTTCACCGTGATGGTGTCAACGATCATAGCTTGGTACAAAGCCATACCTACAGAGATGTAATTTGACTACCTCTTCGTCATGGTAAGCTCTGTTTCTACATCTTCGGTGATTACAAGGACAACGCATTGTTTCACAACACATGATTTCAGGATGCATCTTAGCAAAATTCAcgaattattcaacaccattaAAGAAGTCATTAGTTATGAACCCATTTTTCAACCTACGGTACATCCAAGATCTTGTATCGTTCATggattaattaaaatacctaACACAATTGCAAGATAATTATTAACAATATTTACATAATATATACATTTgtaaagtaataaaaaatataaaaaaaaagaagagaagaTTTAAGTCAACAATTCTTTAGTAGTCAAAGATATTCCCTCATTTACTAGTCAACAAATAACCATTTATAATATAATCATCCctcctaaaaataaaattatagaatTAAGTCCTCTCTCATTTATTTGTTTTGTGTTTACGTAAACACAAAATCGGATACAGATTTCCAAACAAAGCAGTCTTTATAGAAAATTCATAACTCCTTGAATATTACTTCAAATAATGTTGTGTTAGTTGGGTATGCAAGAAAATTAAATCCTATTTTTGCCAAACAAGCTCATGTACTAGGTCGTTTATAATCTGAAATTTACTGATCATTTTCGTGAATTGTGTAACAACACATATTTGGTACAGTCTGGTATTTTACCATtacaattttcaatatttaaagGAATCAAGccatttttctcattttgaagAGAAGACAAAGttctacatttttttttatttgaacaCCAAACTGATATTGCAAACATACAATTCCCAGAATTTCAATAAACAGAAGCCGTGAAAATGAATCTCCACTTACTCGTATATGTTGTaccagtttcatcaaaaaccaTGTATCTCATTTATTTCTTAATAGAATAAAGTGATTTCAAAACCAAATCTAAGCCAACACAATGTATAAGTTTACTGAAGGCCATATTTCCAAAATTCGAACACTAAAATCTCAGTAAATCAAATATCGGATCTGTAAAaaactgatttcatttgttgcCAACTTTGTTAACTTAAATTCCACATAAAAGCAAGGTAACTCGGAATTACACTTTAAATACAACTACAAAAACACAAAGGAACATCATCACTTTTTGCATGAGTCATGACACTAATTTACACAACCATCATCTCATTTTTATTCCATGTCTACTCGTCGGAGTTTACCGGAACTCGTTGGAGTTTACCGGAACTTGCCGAAAGACTTTAAATCTCGATCGAAACTAAGTTGGAAATACAAGGGAACTGAAAGGGCTTCAAATACTACCTCAAAAAACAGCAAAACTACTCAGTTACAAGCACAAGCTCACCTATTACGAACCAAGAAGCACAAGCACAGGAAGGGAAGCTCACGCACGGCTCGCTAACAGGGCTCGATCTGCTCCTTTCTTCTCGTTCCAGCCTCTACAACCGTTGTCCAAAACTCAGCTACCTTCTACGGTGGTTGCTGCTCCGATTCCGCTAACTGCACGATCCGTTTCTGGTGAGGAAACAAGGGCGACGGGTTTGGGGAAGAAAAGGGGTTACGGCTGTTTTGGGGAAGAAGAGCGACGGgtgaaatttattttatgtcCTTAATTAATGACATATATAAATTTCTAACCTTAATTAACGACAAATTAAAACTTTTTGTTGTTAATTAACGACTAAACAATTATTTGTCGGTAAATTAAcgacaatttttaaaaatccgTCGTTAGTTGTgacagaaaaataaattatgccgttatattatatttatgacaGATTTTTTATTTCCGTCGTTGACTAATGACAACATATTTAATTTCCGTCATTAAACACATTTTTTCTTGTGGTGcaaccactataactttgcaacttgcagataggtcacacacctatcctcgtggaattgttgaagatgttttggtaaaagttgacaagtttatcttccctgctgatttcgtaatacttgatatggaggaagatcaagatgccccattgatttttgggcgaccTTTCTTAGTCACTGGaaaagcattgatagatgtacacaaaggagaactcaccttgagagttggtggggaagctatgatattcaacatctataaggctattaaaggtaacgacgaggtgagtacttgtaaaagtattgatataattgactctTGTGTTGCTGAGATTGGTATAGGTCATACATTAGaagatccattagaaagatgcATTTCTAGTACTGTCAGTagatttgatgatgatgattgggaattgagagagcaacttttagctcttgaagagttgccaaaggtgaaggaagccgcacaagagaagttggaagaagaaaaatgttcaGAGATAATACCTTCATCCCCTATTTTGAAGGAATTGCCAAGCCATCTTTGCTATGCTTTCTTGGGTGAGAAGTCGACATATCCTGTAATTATCTCTTCCTCTCTTACTttagatgaaaaagagaaattgttgagagtgttgaggaaatttaaaactgcatttgggtggtcgatttctgatatcaaggggattagtcccaccatatgcatgcataggATTTTAATGGAAGAATCATacgctccttatgtggatcatcagagaaggttaaatccagccatgaaagaggtagtaaaaaatgaagtgttgaaattgttaaatgctggagttatatatgctatttctgacagcagttgggtgtctcctgtgcaaatagtgcctaaaaagggtggaatgattgtggtaaagaatgaaaatgatgaattaatatctactcgtactgtgactggatggcgagtatgtattgacTATAGGAAGTTAAACAATGCCACACGTAAAGATAATTttctattactttttattgatcaaatgcttgatagacttgctggttattgtcactactgttttttagatggttattcagattataaccagattgctatagtaccagaggatcaagagaagacaacattcacgtgcccctatggaacgtttgcttttaggaggatgccttttgggctatgcaatgcacctgaTACTTTTCAGAGatgtatgatggccatatttgcatACATGATGGAAGAcatcatggaagtcttcatggatgatttctcggtatttggctcttcatttgatcactatttacataacctttccctcgttttgcagagatgtcaagaaaagaacttagttcttaattgggagaagtgtcattttatggtccaagagggtattgttcttggacataaagtgtcttcaaagggattagaggtagacagagccaaagtagttgcaattgaaaagcttccaccaccgaagaacatcaaagggataaTAAGTTTCTTAAGACACgccgggttttatcgtagatttataaaagatttttctaagattactaaacatttgtgtaatttgcttgaaaaagaatccacttttatttttgatgatgattgtctgcaggcatttgagaagatcaagaaggcattggtgacaacaccaatcatgatagtaccagattggaaggagcccttcgAGTTGATGTGTGATGCTAGTTATTATGCAGTAGGTGTGGTGTTGGGCCAAAGAcgtgataaattttttagatcaatctactatgcaagtcgaaccatggatgctgcatagcaaaattacacaactactgaaaagaagatgcttgcagtagtgtttgcatttgacaagtttagaccctacttggtcggcacaaaggtaattgttttcactgaccatgcagctattcgatacctatttgccaagaaggatgcaaaaccacgcttgataaggtggattttattgctccaagagtttgattttgaagtgaAGGATAGAAAGGGgtgtgaaaatcaagtggctgaccactTGTCACGTCTTGAACTTGAAGATAAAATAGATGAAGGAACCATAAAAGAAGCATTCCCAGATGAACAGCTGTTTGAGGTAAATGTTATActcccttggtttgctgatatagctAATTTCTTGTCTTGTGGTACTCTCCCTCCATATTTGAgttatcaccaaaagaagaaattctttcacgatgcaaagttttacctatgggatgatccatacgtCTTCAAGAGATGTGCTGATCAGATGACTAGAAGATGCGTAGCGGAGGAAGAAGCGAAAGTAATTCTTGAACAATGCCACTCTTCACCATATGGCGGccactttggagcatcgagaacaGCAGCAAAGGTATTACagtctggtttttattggcccacttttttcaaagatagttataccttagccAAGTCATGTGACAGATGCCAAAGGGTTGGCAATATTTCTAGACGCCATGAGTTCCCATTGACCAATATTTTGGAagttgaactttttgatgtttggggtattGACTTCATGGGACCATTCTCATCTTCTTTTGGTCAATCGTATATTTTGCTTGCTGTGGATTATGTAccaaaatgggtggaagcaattgccaccaatactaatgatgctcgagtggttgctaagtttgttcacaggaacatcttcacaaaatttgggacaccaagagccataataagtgatgaaggtacacatttttgaaataaaatctttaactcacttttggctaaatatgaTGTGAAGCATAAGGTGACCATGGCATACCACCCACAAGCAAATGGACAAGCCGAAGTATCCAACCGGGAGATTAAGCAGATATTGGAGAAAACGGTGAAGGcaaaccggaaggattgggcacTAAAGTTGGATGATGCTTTATGGGCGTACAGAATGGCATACAAgacacctattgggatgtcaCCCTATAGGTTGGTCTTTGATAAGGCTTGTCACTTACCACTGGAATTGGAACACAGAGCTTTTTGGGCCGTGAAAAAGCTTAACTTTGACATAGAGGCATCTGGTGAGCAGCGGctattgcaattgaatgagatggAGGAGTTCAGAAATGAGGCCTATGAGAAGGCAAAAATATACAAGGAGAAGACCAAGAAGTGGCACGACAACCATATCATGCACAGAAATTTCGAGTCCGGACAACAAGTACTGTTGTTCAATTCATGCCTCAAACTATTTCCTGGTAAGCGAAAATCAAGATGGTCAGGGCCATTTACAATAGAATCAGTCCAACCATATGGAGCCATTGAGCTAAAGTGCAATGACGGAAGAAcgttaaagtaaatggacaacggATCAAGCATTATTATGGGACTGAAGTAAGGCATCTTGACAACATTCCTTTGGGAGGATCGACTTGATGTAGACTGATGGTagtcgggctgacgacgttaaaccaagcgctttttgggaggcaacccaaatttttttgtttctttattgcatttcattttttattttgcttttactcttgtattattattttaggtTGTGTATTTTTGGTATAATATGTTCGTATATCTTCCCAAATCTTATGAATCCCAGTTGTGTTTTTCAGGACTAAAAATTGGAGTAGAAAACAATTTCAGAGAGTGCACCCACGCTGAAAACGTATCGCACCTGCAGTATCTTAAgacagaaaattaaaaatttccaatagccataccgcacccgcggtaatttAAAGAACGCACCGGCTTTAAGTTGACAGAGagaataccgcacccgcggtataaattggaccgcacccgcgttggCTGTTGAATAAAAAACTGAAAATTTCCAGTAGgcaaagcgcacccgcggtcattttGTTAGTGCACCCGCGCTGTATTTCCATAAccaataccgcacccgcggtatcttttggaccgcacccgcggttactgAAGatcgaaaaattaaaaaatttcagtAGCTACACCGCACCAGAGGTATCTTttggaccgcacccgcggtcgctgatTTTAAAAATGGAAACGAGCAAACATTGGCATAAACGAAGAACCGTTCTCCAAATTTTCTCCTCCACTTCGAAATACCTGCTCTGAAAACACACTCCACACTCAAATTTTGTTCTTCCAAGCACAAATTTTCCACTACACACCTACATAACTTCAATAATTCCATCCAATATCCATCTTATTCCATAAATTCAACACAAAACCTATGGTGTGAAAAGGGGGCTCAAAAATTTCACCAAGAATTGATTAGAGCTTCGATTATGTTCTTCCAAGAAATATTTCAACACTAAAGGTGAGCAAATCCATACCACATTTGCTTTGAAATTCGAAATTATTTGTGCTATTGGCTATGGAAGAAAATTAATAGTGCTGTAATTTTAGTGGAGTATATTCTTGACATTGTTGATTGGATTTGTGTGAATATTGTTGAGGTGTAGTTATTGTGATTAAAAATTTTGGGGGAGTGAAAGAATCATCTATTTTAGTGCATTAGATTGAAGGAGAAGTTGGTGATTTgaaggtgtttgacaaaatgcctccaagaaagaaacaatcAAAGGGTGTATCCTCGTCTGCAAATTATGATGCACACAAGTTCTGGGATGAAAAAGCGGAGGAAAATTATGCCAAAATTCTGAACAAGAGCATTGTGAAAGAGAGGGGATTTGACCTGAGCTTCCCACGAACCGAGATTGGATTAATGCTTACTGCTAGGCATTGGGAGGAGTTTGGCAAGCAACCTCCGGATGCGGTCATTTCGTTGGTtcgggaattttatgctaaccttaaggttaagcaTGATCACTTGAAAGTTTTGGTGCGAGGAAAGATGGTGGCTTTTGATTCTCATACCATCAACACGATGTATGTTATCCCTCTAGTCATGCATGATGAATATAAAGAATATCGGGCCGAGGAAGTTGATTATGATAACATTCTTCAGACTATTTGCATTGAGGGAGCGGAGTGGCGAATGAGAGACAATGTACATTTAATCTTAGCCAAATCTGATATGAAAAATGTTGCCAAGGATTGGTATTCCTTCATTTCGACTAGGATTAAGCCTACTGTCCATACAACTACTgtcatcaaggagagggcaatcCTGACTTTTTGCATCTTAACAGGAAAGACGATTGATTTAGGTTAGTTGCTTCAGAACTAAATGCTAGATTATGCAAaaggtaactctcctagtggactcctccacccttctcttatcacaGACTTATGCCATTatgcgggagtgacttgggcagcAAACGAAGAATTGTTGAAACCAAAAAATGCCATTGTGGTAATTCAACCACATAGATCACTGACATCTGATCAACAAGATACACGTGAAGCTCAGAGAGAATTCAACCGAAGAGCTGCTGAAAGACGTGCTCATGCTCAGGCCCAACAACAACGAACACAACCGCAACCAAGAAAGATGCGAGATAGATTAACTCATTTGGAAGAGGAGATGCGCCAACAACGCCAAGATATGGACGCgtttcggtttaggaccgatacaTTCATGGATTATATGATAGATTTCATGTCTGTCTTGGCTCAACAATTTCCATCAGCTTCCACATATAACTCAcccaatttttattcaaatattttgaattttatatcaaatcgaaggtatcgaaaagttataTGTTTCATATGTTAATAGTTTTCCAAAAATCTCGACTGAAAAATCATagtaattcaaaatacagtgCAAACAAAATTCTGAGATCTACAAACGTTGCATAGATTGATCAAacaatttttctgctcaaaccatttacatcacacatggattttctcgcataaaaatattgcaacacataatatgactagattgacgcaggaaaaacagaatatacatgtctttgaatctttaacgttaccgaaacgacgataccgaagcgggaaggaagcGAAGCTTGATCCGGGCCGATTGTGGCTCGATTTCCTTGcaacaaaataaacaaaacttgctggaaaagatagaggaagggggcggctgctctcctGACCAAGAATCctaggtttttgctctccaaaaatataaaaatctgaatggcatatgtgtgtgtgttgagAGTGATaaaaacgtgtatgtgtgtgtatcggtgtgtgtgtgtgtttagctaAATTAGGGGGATTAAAATATCGCTTAATCAATAACTAACatctaattaaaaatactaatcctcccctaattataataaaatccctaaaattaaaataacttgcacaagtatcataattttaaaaattttaaaattctaaaatcccttaaataaataatttatgcttttaaaatgctaaaactaaataaattatttaaaatgcctcaaccttaacttaaaataaaatatcacgtttaaaattgccaaaatcgtcatcagtctcctttcctcgatcccgcatcgaataatcgcctgaaacatgaaactcgagaaaacattttaatgtgcatcacataaacataaataatgcaatttaataaatcatgcatcactaaaaattattttaaatttaaataaataatttaactatttaaataaatgcatggattaTACGTGGACTGAATTCGGGCTCTAAAAAAACATGTCTTGAATGGGTCCATCCACTATCGGATGGAATCTTTCCGAAACCGTTTTATCTACTATCGGTT
The Primulina tabacum isolate GXHZ01 chromosome 9, ASM2559414v2, whole genome shotgun sequence DNA segment above includes these coding regions:
- the LOC142554928 gene encoding uncharacterized protein LOC142554928 translates to MVRMENDIPVILCKLERIFPPSFFDCMEHLPVHLAYEARIAGPVQYRWMYPFERFLRRLKNNVRNKARVEVSISNVYLVEEASYFCTHYFRASVKTHLRKQSRNDEGDNSQAGDVSNISIFNFNGRPMGASRFRRLDDTEYHAARTYILLNCEEVKPYVSIFESELRLNNQSINSREMDLSLQTEFALWFEQYVQQPGANLPDKCLENIAFGPLRRIKSYSGYFVNGFRFHIVRHCATRSTSNSGVTVKGSGNTNNEINYYGNIEEIIEVEYPGLPIKRIVLFKCAWFDPTPKTGTRCHPKYQLFDVNKNKRLHIYEPFIFAVQAAQVVYVTYPNVKRSTDEWLAVCKMQPRSSIQAPIPNVVSSVDNDAF
- the LOC142556942 gene encoding uncharacterized protein LOC142556942, which produces MHNMVHDIYNSINIEDEPQSPNETAKNLYEMLTASEIEIWEGNPNGHSQLSVVARLLNMKAKHHISERCYDDLCQLISELLPTENCMPNSFYDTKKLIKGLGLPVEKIDCCSNNCMIYWRDDFDLQECRFCGHPRYKPSLRRTVKKKKVPWNRMYYFPLTSRLQRLYASVEIVKHMRWHNEHVQDGDAMCHPSDSPAWKHFDTTHPDFALEVRNVRLGLSADGFQPFGQSGQQYSSWPVILTPYNLPPWMCMKDEYMFLTVIAPGPSNPKNKLDVFLQPLIAELKELWSVGVKTYDVHAKTNFTMRASLLWTISDFPAYAMLSGCTAGKLACP